The sequence cTAGTCCTATTGCAAATCTAAATTTGTTGTGAAAATATAAATACTTTGTTACTTCTAAGCTTAGAAGCTTATAGGTTATAGTCATTTTCatacatatatttttctttaacttgggtgacatcacctttgggcaaatgtcacctactttGTTGCGTTcgaaaaaactataaaagaataagatgtaccactttgatggattccaaaaaatcctttcatagcttctAGAAATGTACTGTGCGGCATAACATGTGTGGAAGCTCACACCTAGTTCAATTTtaacatatttatccatcatagggtgtttcaagcAAAACATGCAGgcacaaaatgacatgaatatgaatttattatatatttcagtcataaataatttttcaatatcatggtaataacaaaataaataaataacttaaaatagttctaaagcaaataaaaatgggttctaaaatagtcattttgcaTTAAAAGCAACATAGTACGctgaatttatcctcccactggCAAGCTAGTATACTGAATTTATCCTCCTACTGGTTGAGCTACATAAAATATCTTAAGATCCATAATTCTATCCTCCCACATGGTTCGACTTGttataaattaatccatttactAGAACACAAATTCttttatatgtaaaatagaCCAAAACTTGTTCATATAGGcccaaaactaaagaaaaccaaacataTTTATCAATTAATATTCATAAACAGGTTTGAAAAATCAATGGcagtgtttgagaacttggttttggattgatcaaaaccgaTAATAATCCAACCCAATCAATCCAAATTAGCCCAATCAAATCGTAAAATAACACGTGAATCAAACCTATAATCTATGGTCATAGTCATGTAACACTCATCAACCCCATTGCCATTGATCAATTATCTAATACCTTTTAAGGCAAAACtctttgatttaaaaatataatgCCATACCTTTGGTTTAGatttcctagtatagaaaactaggtctttaaGGCACATATAGACCTCCATATCCttaagccacttttaaagacatatAGTTCAATGATTTAACACAGGGAAAATAATTAATCCAACATACAATGAaagaatgtatatatatatatatatttatatatcttAAGCATGTAATATCAATGAAATGGAAAACAATATTACAATGCTAACCATTAAACATTACCAGAGTGTTAACTGTAACTATATTCCTAATCTTTAGGTCTGGAATGTATTGGTTCACTCAAAAACTGCAATGActgtgggagctcttcaacttcgaaaATTACTACCACCTTTGGGTGaatagcaacttctaggttaaggtctgtCTATAATACACTTacatttatgcttatctttgataatgttgCAATTGGGTGAGCACTACCTAATTATTGCCAATAATTTTCTctgtctttgaaaataagataaaaCCTTTGAGTTGTAGATCCATTGCATTAATCTTAGAGTTTACTAcgttggtggattccatccattCAACTGTAATAGTTTACAATGACACTTGGCAGCTTAACTTTGTGGATTATTTAAACAATGAACTAAAAATCATATGTAAACAAGTGCATAATCTTTCATTAGCCAATAAATAAGTTCTTATGTTGACATGCAAGTGATGTATAGgctagttttcttttatttattctatttaagagaaatacaaagaaaaataacaaaactcACATACTTATAATTTTTACAAAACAAACCCTAAACATTGGTCAAAACTgagctcataatatatcaaaacaaagagcacgaaaaactggactcaatgCAAAAAACCAAGTCAAAAAATTCATCTGTATGAGATCGTACGGTAAATTTAAAGCATGTTGccaaaaattgaattttctcTCCTCCGGACGCTGGCTGTCGATAGCGTATGATGGTGAGTCCGGCCAACTTCgatgacatgccatatatcgctATGTCCATCTCCTCGTCCCCTACAACTtttatgaagaaattttttctatATGGGACCTTTAAACGATGGTAAAATGGTGATTTTCATGAATTGAGATCCAAATCCTATACAAAATCgtttttaaattgaattttcttGATTCTAGCACCATAGTGGTTGGCTCTGATAACAAATGTTAGGGATTCTActccatagaatcatatgaacaaccccatagtgtttagaatataagtaccaatcataaaagagattaaCCACATACCCATTGAACGTAAATGGAGTACCTAAACTAGGATCAATGATAGCCTCACGAACAAtgatgaagaattgaagaactACACAAGTGGAGTCCCTTTACTGAGTTCTTCTatagcctcttactctaggtttttctctctttttgtgcacttgctcttATGAGAATGCAATGTTTCCAAAACCATAAAGTTGTTAAGCTGTTAAAAGTAATGGCTACAGGGATCATCAGTATTCTAttaattctatttataatagaatccctaaaaccctattccactctcacaatggaaagagctaggagtgcAATAGTGCACCATTTATGGGTAGCAACAAAGAGATTTACACAGAAAAAAagtgatgaaataaaaaaaatttatccacTAAATCAATAGGTACATATGAGAAAATGGAGTCCTCGAGACatagtatatatatttttgacaTGGGAAATATGGTTgtataaaaaaatcttaattttacCGTTCATTTCACATTAGGGGGATCTCAAAATCTCATATATAGTTATGCTGAAACATTTAAATTAGGGAGAAATGTAATGGAAAGAGGGGTGATATTTAGAGCtataataactatagaggcacaAATGTAACGAGTAATACTATGTGTTATGGCAAAAAACTAATGGCTAAGACCCTTCCGATCCAACAACTACAAACTAGCCAGGATATACAGGATTGGCTGAATAATTCGACAAAACCAACAAATCTAAAGACATTCAAGGAAGAAGCTGATCGACAAGTGGCGCTAAATaaaccacaacaacaacaaccgaACAGAGGATCCATCACTTGTAAGAGACCTCACGGGGAAGGACCTCTACAATCAAAAGGGACAACCACGCCTAGGGGCTAACCCCCTCAGCCGATCAGCCTGAGCAACTAGGCGACCGCATCATCTGGTTTGGGCCGATCTCCGTATCAATATCATGAAAAAGGATCCTTGGAGGAGAGAAGTTAGTCAAGCATGGCTCATTAACTACGAAGTGTATAGCGAATCTAGGAAGGGCACACTTTAGAATAACAGATATTCCCATGAAAAGAAGGGAATCTCGCCATATCATCAGAGATATGGCCAAAGTGGGACAATTTCCATTACATAAACAATCTCCATATCCACATCCCCGATATAACTCTTAACAGAATCAGACTCCTACCTACAATGGGACACTACCAAACTGGGATTATTCATCAACAACCGCCATCTCTCACTGTAAGAACTCCGGTAAGCCCTAGTCTAAAGGAtgaattttctttcctattcttAAGAGAATTATCTGTTTGATTCGAAagtctgacttaggcatcagagtgTCTAGTGTGTTTTATGCATATTATGTTCTACAAGTGCCAATGGAAGTCATATTCATGCAGCTGCAGGATTGAGAAATAGAAGCCCTGAAAACAAAGTAGTAATTGTGAATGAGGTAGAGAAGTATGTTTGGCCAGCAATTGCTTCATGCAAGGTAAAACCTGTTGTTTACAAGTCCTTTCCATTGGCCAAAGCAGCAGAGGCTCACCAACTCTTGGAAAGCAGCCTTCATATTGGAAAGATATTGTTGCTCCCATTAGCATCTTTTGATGAGGTCAACCTCCTCGTCAGCATATACGTACAAAATCAATGTCTAGTTGATACATGTGAAAATGTATCTTCTAGTTTCATTATGTAAGAAATAAAGCACCATTGATCATGATGGCTTTGTCTAAATAATCCAACATCCTAAAGAACTTCAACATATGTGTGGAAGTTGATCTACTTGAGCTTTACATTTTCTAGTTGTTGTATTTAAGGACTTAAAACAGAACATATGTTGGTGTATTTCATGAATGCTATGTCATTTTTTCTAAACAAAACTTGAGATGCCACATGCACATATGTCTTAGTAGCTTTGTCATGAGTAAAGAGGTATATCTAAGAATAGTACATTTAATTAGTGTAGAGAGAATATCACTTGATAGAAAATTAAAAGTACATGAGTTTCATGTAGATGTTATtggaatttttgtttttccccTTAACCAATGGCATGGATATCACATGGTCAAATTTCATAAGCCTGTGTCTCGAAGAGAATACCCCAAttttccaaccaaaaaaaaagaagaaaaaatctcacCAGAGAATTGTTTCTGGATCTGGTTGTGGTCCTATGCAGATccttaaaaaatggaaaattttaaattaaaaagtaaagTCAAGCTTGGAAACTCCCAAAATAGGGTAATGCATTGTCTGCAAACTTCAAAACAAGCTTttagaagtgaaatttttaagtCTCATTTCATAGATGAATGgatataaaaaaagaatttggAATATATTTGACTCAGTGATGGTTACTGCAATTCTTTTATTACTTCGTCAATCATGAGGAATGGTCTTATACTTCTATCtatcttgttttattttattttatttatttattttttttttaatgaaggcGAAAACAAATTACTATAAAAGAGTCAATACATCTATGTCTCCATTTGAGACAGTGAGGTGtgattttttattcataattaCATTAGCTAATTGTTTGAGATGCACCATTTTGTTAGTAGGCCTGAGCCACAAATATGTTAGTGATAAGAGATTATCAACATCCAAGAACTATGCTCCAAGGCCATGAAAAGGTActatggtaaaaaaatatttgttctaGCTCCTCATAATCGCTCCATATCTCAGAGATGCTCCATCCATCTGATCTCGTCTATTATAGTCCAAGTACTAGACTCTTGGTGCTGACTTCgatactttttttttgtcatcGAGCAATTGGTAGTCAATGAGGCACGTTTTCCTTTATTGAGAATACATGTGGCTCATCCATAAATATTGTTAATATTATTTGAGAGACTTAGCACGGATCAATATAGTGGTGTTAGATAGGAGAACCTAGTTAAAGGCTGATTATTTTATTGACTGGTCAAATGTTGTTGAAGCATTGGTTGGCAGTATGGTCCAGCCCATTGTTTTACAGGGTCACGATGGAAAAAGGGCTTGGTCTATATTCAGAGAAAGCAACTTTATTTCCATGCattccactaaaaaaaaaaaaaaactttatttctATGTACCCAAAGCAATATCATGTAATTATAATAAGTTCCTTAAAATAATAGGCAAATTgtacagaaaaaagaaaaagaaagcagaGGCAAATAGATTTTCAATTCATAGACCCAATGGTCGGGCAGCCCAAATTCTCTTAAAAATGTCACAAGAGAAGAAAGTATGCCAAATAGGCTAATTATGGTTGTGATAGAGATCATAGGAAGGATCCAATGTCATCCATCTCCCAATTATGTCTTTCATGGGAATTCCTCTGAGTAATAATCTCTGGAAGAAGACTTCAAATTTTGAGTGTAACTTGAGTTTCCAAAAGAATTGCAATCAATGTAAGCATATAGAAGAGCAAGTACACCTATTTAAAATTCCAATTGAGTTAGAAAGCAAGCCATACTTCAAAAAATTAGCAGTCATTCTAGTAATAACGGACCCTTTTTTGAGAGGTGATACCATTTATCAGAGTTGGTGTTAATAGGAATTTGTAGGATAACAATTATTACTATCTATCATTGCTTGGGTCAATTATGCACATTATACTAGAGGGGGTGgggtgaagaaagaaaaaataggggGCTAAACCGGTAAACTCTCCCAGTATTTATTGGGTTTTAAGTTACCACAACTATTAATCTAAAATAGCTTTAAGATAGGTGATAGTGTGATACTCCTAATAAATTGTATTTCAAGAATTATTCTAATTCAATAATGTGAATTAAGGGTGTATTTTTGTTGTATCCGAACGTCTACTTGCTGAAGCccttattaattaatttattttttttacatataaaaTGTTAGATAAGGAAAAATATGCACTTATTAAGTGATGTTAAATTAAGCACGTATTTTTTCGTATTAtccattttaaaaataattctatttattttataaataaaaaatcaaaaccccaaatcccttcctaattgaaaatccaaacctagAGAATGATGTAGGGATACTCCTTGTACGCTTCTTTACCCTAATATTTATTTCAACTAGGGGTATCAATCCCAAGCCCAAATTGACAGAATTAACCAAGCCCTACCATTTAAATATGGCCCAACATGTACCAATTATTAAACGTGCCAGGCCCAACCCGTTTAAAAACATATAGTACATGGTGCAAGGAGTAAGTTTGACCGGCCTGATTCGGCTCGATACGTTTAGTTCGATAGttcatatgattttttattatatatatatatatatatattgatttgaatgtaattaaatgtaaagtcttttctaaattgttgatgatttaataaaatttattaaagtTTTTTGAATCTAAGATGATTAAAGACTGCTTAAGATTAAGACTCATCTAAAGGTTTTATTGATgaattagcccatttaaagtCTGATTAGCCCGATTAAGAGAAGACAAGTTAAAGCTCAGAACTTGACCGAGTTTGATATGAGATTGATCAagaccgactcattccttaaataggtaggtcactATGCAAGGGTATAGGCCCGCTAGGACCAACTAGGCCCGACTGAGACCATCTCGActtgaccgattgacacccctaatttcaaccaatcataaaGAGGGCcttttaagttatttttttggtttaaaaccCTAAGTACATATATGTTTCATAGTAAATATAAATCCATATTTTTACTTATAGAGCAGCTGCATTAATCACATACCCATATCATTGTTGTACTTGATTTATTATGTTGAATTTTTGAAAAGTATCATTGCCATCTGACCCGTTCAATTGCCATATGTTTCCATTCCCATATCATTATTATTCCCAAACCTACTAACTTATGGTCCATTCATGACCTATGTTGGCAATAGGCCGGACTTCCTAAGAGCTTGTTTGGTAACTCTCCCGAGATCATCTTTTTTATTATAGATTCCATTTTATAACAGAAATGGGCAGAAAAGCGTTTGGTAATTTCTCTCTCATTTCTGTGCCCAAGAAATGAATCAATCCAAAATATCATCTCAAGAATGAGGATCAAGTCTTCAGTCCTAAGCATGGTTTCAAGCAGGGGTGTCAATCCAAAGCCCGCACTAGTAGGCCCGATCAAACCCTACTCGCTTAAGGTCTGATTTGAACtggcccgtttattaaatgggcatTCACGGTGTTGGCCACTAGCCCGTCGAGTGCCCAACCGACCTGACTTACTTAAGAAGCTGGCTAGAACTGACTCATTTAGCCTGACCGGCTCAATCCCCTTAAAAATtgcctaaatacctattttaccattaatactacaaaatatgagtaaagaatatatatgactaaaatatccacattctaaatgggacattcaattgttaaaaagagcataattcttgcaacttagattacattttaacgacatgattcccttggatatatatatatatatataattcccttGGATTTTGTTAAATGGGTCATTTAATTGTTATTAATTGTTCAATTGTTAAAACATAATTCCCTTGGTTTCGGAATTGTGAATAATAgtttaatcattttaaaaaatgattttaaggTAGGCACGTTTGGAGcccttttaaaattaaataggtCCCTATCCCGTTTAATGTCCGTATAAGGCctgtttaaggtagcccgattaaagcccgacaccgatCGGCCAGATTACAAACTGTACCATATCCCCCAAACCTAGGCTCGTTTAAGTAAGCAGGCATTCACagtgcaaggatttcacaccaCTAGGCCCAGTTAGGCCTGACCGAAACTGGCCCGGTCATACCAAACCGATTGATACCCCtagtttcaagtattggtctaGGATCAATTGTATCAGTCGTATCAAATCAATATCAGCTGAGATCGATTCTCAATCTGATACCGATTCAGATTGATTATTCGGAttgtttcaagggtaaaattagaaaaaaacagtatattttataaaaataggggtaaaatagactgatacccaccgatcccatATCGGTGGTCGTCCCCTAACTCCTTGGTCCTAAGATggtggaaataaaaaaagaaattgttcCCGAGAAAAACCTCAAAAACTCCTGATAAACCCTAACATCACACTGCAAAGAGAAGGAGCCGCTCTTGCCTTCAGCTGGACGACCTTGTGGATAGACGTTGCTCCCTCCGGGAAAGTCGATCTTGCCTCTGAAATCTCTCCGGGAGCCGACCTTGCCTCTACTCCTGAAGCCCTCTGAACTCACTCCGGCGTTCGACGACGAGAAGAATACCCTGCAACAGTCGACCCAGAACTTCTTGGTAGGTACATCCCTCCCAGATAAAGcgatgcttcttcttcttctcttctcctcaatGTTCGTTGCTGCTTCTCTTAACATCTGaccaaagaagagaaagagagggtgagagagcAAAAAATCGTCAGGAGACGAGGTAACGTTCTGCAGTCGCAGAGGCAATTCTTttaatcagaaaaagaaaagggataggGATATTTTTCACTTCTTTGGTTCCTCCCTCTCAGTAGGAAATCGTCAAGTAATTTTCAACACTTTTGAGTTCCCAGTTGCAATTTTTTTCTGCTTTCAGATCCTCAATTCGTTATTAACTATAAAGAGAGAGATTCTATAAATAGCGAAGAGAAAGTTGCAGAGCCCACCTTTGGATTTGGGTTCTGGTGGCTGATCTCttatcagtttttttttgggtggaaatcTCTAATCTGATTTTTGGGATACATCCTTTAAATGCATGCTCCTCTTCATCAAGTGAAATATTAGTAGAGGCCACTAAGCTGTTTTTTTTGGTAGCGTTTGGAGTTTGTTCAGTTTTGAATGATTAATTATGTACAGGTTAATACGAAgagggtttggttttgattttgttctTGAAAAGACAAAGCTGTAAGGGGTCATATTGTTATGGTCTGGTGTGCGGGTCGATagctttttataatttttgtttgGTATGGTCATCTGCAAGACTGGGTCTTTCCAATTTGTTGCTTGTGGATATCTGGTGAGAAATAGAATCTGACCCAACTTAGGGGTTTTAATTATTAAGATGGATACAATGCGGAGTCCCCCATCTGGAATTTTGCCAATTAGAAGACTTACATAAAAGGAATGGAGCCTTAATACATACAGATACATTGTTTTTCTTCTCACTTTTATAGCATATGCTTGCTACCATGCTTCTAGAAAACCTACCAGCATTGTTAAGAGTGTTTTGGATCCAGAGCCTAGCAAGGTTGGCCGTGCCAATCCTTGGCCACTTGGTGAGGTTTTTGTTAAGAAGCAAGGGTTGACTAATAAAGGCTCTTGATGGGTTCTCTTTAATGGAGAGGATGGTGAAATTGGGTGAAATTGATGTTGCATTTCTTGCTTGTTACTCTATGGGGATGTATGTAGCAGGGCACcttggagaaagaaaaataaaattgtgaTGTGTTGATGTTGTGGTGGTGGTTGGCAGAGTGAGATGAGAACCGCTTCTGGCTGTCCAATGCCAACCCCATCCTCCATAGATCCCCAcaacctccttttttttttttttttttaagagaacattttattttaatgtttacATCCTTACAGCTCTACAGATAGGTTTTGATCATGTACTGCATTTCCAAGTAGTGATGACAAAGGGGTTGTGTGGGGTGGGTCTTCGGTGATCCTACTCCAACCCTGTCGTAACCCCTTGAAACTGAAACCATCTCACTTCTCACAGGTCTGAAATTGAAAGCCCACTACAGTGaaattatgactttttttttataaccatGAAACCATGTATTTTGATATCAATTTCATTTCAATATGGTCATTAAAGGCATTTGTGTAAATAttgaaataattgaaaaaatgtGCCAGGGAATAGTTCTTACCAAACGCCATTTTACTCCAGAACTATCCCCAGAACGGTTTCGGAACAAGTTTACCAAACGCCCAAATAGAgtcaaaaaatcatcttttaatgATTTAACACAAATAGATGATTTTGCCGAAGAACAACGTTCTCAGAACAGAATCGTTACCAAATGGGCTCTAAGAGGTCGTTCACATGGCAAGTAATAGGATTGGTGTGGTTTGATGAGTTTGGATCTGTTGGATGTATGTTCACCTAGAGTATATGTGAGGATCTGACACCAATTCCATTTTCTGCCATTAAAATAGTGAAGAGGATCCAAATTCTGATCGGTTGGCACCCATAGACCGTGCAAAATTAAACCTGTCTGATCGGTCCAGAGGTGGTTTGGCTTCCAGTACACGTACATCGTAGGGCTACAACTTTCCCTTCTTAAACCCTTAAAACAACATCGCCTCCCTCTTTGCTTTCTCTTTGGTCGCTCACGAAGGTAAGCACCTCTTCTCATGTCTATTCGTTTGTTTGCTTACTGTGTTGTTTCTTTTTCCGTCTCTATCTACTTCCTTCCCATGGAGATGGTTAGTTTCTGTTGCAGGTTTTGATTATATCATTTGTGGAAATTGTATTTTCCCCCACCCACTGTTACCTTAATCTGCTCGTGCTCTTCTCCTGCAAGTAACTCATGTGAAAGACTTTAAAACTCTTTTTTTCCCGGTATAAATTGGTTGTAGGAAGATGCATGCCAAAGCAAAGAAGGCTAtggtgaagaaaataaagaaggctTCTTCTAAGCCACTTGTTTCTAATCATAAAAGTGAAGATGCTGATTTCTTGGTATGTCGGTTTCTAGTTCTACCCATTGTTTGTGTTGGAGAACTTTTTCTGTATTGTTTTTATTGAATCTAAACTATTATTGTTATTAATTTTTTCCCCTGTTTGAACAATGAAGCCATTAGGAGGCGGTCCAGGGCGGAAATTGCCTGCTCAAGAAGTACCTGTTGATAATAATGCCACGGTCTTATATATTGGCCGGATACCTCATGGTTTTTACGAGGAGGAAATGGAAGGTacagttctttttcttctttattttgatttgagAAATTATGTTGTCTTTAGGTGATATGTTTGATGTGGTGTACTGGATTTTCATTGCTTCTAATTCTTCCTGACTAGATTTTTTTTACAGGGTTTTTTAAACAGTTTGGTACAATCAAGAGACTAAGGATTTCACGGAACAAGAAGGTTTGATATCAAAATTTATCTATCCCTAACGTTATTCCTCAATTTATTGGAGAATATATCTGTATATACACTGTATCTTCAGGATTCAAAATCACTCTTGTGGTGGTGTTGGGTAAACATTTTAGCTGCTGCACGATTGGTACATTTTAATGATAGAAACCTCATATGATGTATGAATTGTATTGTTGTGTGGATACACACTTCCATGGATATCCTTTTGGTTGGCGATCTTCTAGAGCCAAAATAGGGAACAAGAATATGTTTGCTGATCtgtcctttttttatttatttttattttttattttttttataggtatgACATTAATGTTCACATGACTGTTTCTGTTAAATGGGACATCAGGTTATTTTAACCTATATGTGTGTTATAGATTATGTGGTCAAAAACTGTAGATTTTGTTGTATTGGTATTTGCACATGTGATGAAAGAATCTGCTCTAATTTGTAAGTGTTGACAACGAAGTTCTAAAACTAGTCACCACACACCATATACATATCTctaattatgtccacatatttacttggaACACTTCTCTTCGCTAGTACTTGCCAATTTAACTCTCTAGGTACTGTGGcataagctttttctaggtcgatTAGGATAAGATGaagatccttcttgcaatctctaaatctCTCCATGAGTCTCCTAAGTAAATAAATATGTTATGGATCttcttggcataaaaccaaattggttttcCGTAATAGTTGTTTCTTTTCTTAGGTGGATTTCAATGACCTTTTCCATAACTTTATTCTGTGACTCATTaattttatgcctctatagttattgtaactctgaatatcacctttatttttataaattgggACTACAATGCCCCGCTTCCATTTGCCTAGTATTTTTCTTTGTggtcataatcttgttaaatagcttggttagccaagataaaCCACAAATCCCTACGCTATTCAACACTTCTATAGGGGCTTGTTGCCTTTCCTACTTTTATCTTTCTTAAAGCTTATTTTGTTTCAGAGATCCTAATTTTACTTCTATATTTATGCCATGTGGTGTTAGGATGAGTAATATTGCCTTCTGGTGCCTTATTACTCAAGGAGCCTCCATTAAGTAGGCCGTAGAAGTACTCTCCCCACCTCTCCTCAATGTCCGCATCCCTTATCAGTACTCTACCATCCTCACCTTTAATACATCTAACATAGTTGAAATCTctgctcttcctttctctcatttttcagCTATCTTATAGGTAGCTTTTTCCCTATCCTTTTTTTTCAGATTATTATTaagatcttcatatttctttgccCCTACTTTCCTCACAATCT comes from Macadamia integrifolia cultivar HAES 741 unplaced genomic scaffold, SCU_Mint_v3 scaffold2859, whole genome shotgun sequence and encodes:
- the LOC122067346 gene encoding uncharacterized RNA-binding protein C1827.05c-like; translated protein: MHAKAKKAMVKKIKKASSKPLVSNHKSEDADFLPLGGGPGRKLPAQEVPVDNNATVLYIGRIPHGFYEEEMEGFFKQFGTIKRLRISRNKKTGKSKHFGFIEFESPEVAKIVAESMHNYLLFEHLLQVDLVPSERVHPKLYEIYFTAIVFK